From a region of the Rhodococcus sp. 4CII genome:
- a CDS encoding DapH/DapD/GlmU-related protein, with protein sequence MSRFDRSVISLGDNVVLCSRSQDTALGVTTPVILRTLLPNALLSVGDDVGVSGAVVCAARSVVIGNSVLIGSGAIICDTDFHAPRMSDGRRYAPLPDPAESDGVVIGDECFIGARAMILKGVKVGAGSVVGAGSIVTKSVAPGSIVAGNPARVVGAVVDS encoded by the coding sequence GTGTCTCGCTTCGACAGGAGTGTGATTTCTCTCGGCGACAATGTTGTTCTTTGCAGTAGAAGTCAAGATACAGCGCTCGGGGTAACGACGCCGGTGATTTTGAGGACGCTACTGCCCAATGCGTTATTGAGCGTCGGTGACGATGTGGGAGTTAGCGGGGCAGTAGTATGCGCGGCGCGCTCGGTAGTGATCGGGAATTCGGTGTTAATCGGCAGTGGGGCGATTATCTGTGATACAGATTTCCATGCGCCCCGTATGTCGGATGGACGTCGTTACGCTCCTTTGCCCGATCCGGCGGAGTCTGATGGTGTTGTGATTGGTGATGAGTGTTTTATCGGAGCCAGGGCAATGATTCTTAAAGGGGTCAAAGTGGGTGCAGGATCAGTCGTTGGTGCTGGAAGCATTGTTACGAAGTCCGTGGCTCCAGGTAGCATTGTGGCTGGGAATCCTGCCCGTGTGGTTGGCGCAGTTGTGGATTCGTGA
- a CDS encoding glycosyltransferase family 2 protein yields the protein MTDAKVLIVTPMHNERSNIGDLALSLSKLSFRAFDWVVVDDGSTDDSVMRLNEKGAIQRFRLEVRRNHGMLIGGSAFSAWRHGVDAAGDLAKYTHIMKLDADVRLPTDYFELVLDRFTDDVGVAGGVIENPKMREQRLHVPGPVKLYSVRAYRILEELPSAVGFDVMDEVAIQQRGLSVAVVESARFELARAIGASQGGLHGRYRNGRVCRWTGYDPLYFALHLLRYLARRPYILGSFAMLRGFVTAGTGPYAHHLKKAHRSIQRGKLTRAVRSPVSWVRNTYGIGLKEEAPDAI from the coding sequence GTGACAGATGCAAAAGTGCTGATTGTGACGCCAATGCACAATGAGCGTTCAAATATCGGCGATTTAGCACTCTCGTTATCGAAACTCTCATTTCGGGCATTTGACTGGGTAGTCGTCGATGATGGCAGCACCGACGATTCGGTAATGCGGCTTAATGAGAAAGGCGCTATTCAGCGATTTCGGCTTGAGGTTCGCCGAAATCATGGAATGCTGATTGGTGGCTCCGCATTCTCGGCGTGGCGTCATGGCGTTGATGCCGCTGGAGATCTGGCGAAATATACGCATATTATGAAGCTAGATGCTGACGTGAGACTTCCAACGGACTACTTCGAGCTAGTATTGGATAGATTCACCGACGATGTCGGTGTAGCTGGGGGAGTCATCGAAAACCCCAAAATGAGAGAGCAACGTCTCCACGTTCCTGGACCGGTCAAACTCTACTCAGTACGCGCCTATAGAATCCTCGAAGAATTGCCGTCTGCGGTAGGTTTCGACGTGATGGATGAAGTCGCGATCCAGCAACGCGGACTTTCAGTGGCAGTTGTCGAATCTGCCCGATTTGAGCTTGCGCGAGCAATCGGCGCGAGCCAGGGTGGCCTTCATGGCAGGTACCGGAATGGCAGGGTCTGCAGGTGGACAGGGTACGACCCCCTGTATTTTGCTCTTCATCTTCTTCGCTACCTTGCACGCCGGCCGTACATTCTCGGGTCGTTTGCGATGCTCCGCGGTTTCGTCACCGCGGGCACTGGGCCATACGCTCATCATTTGAAGAAGGCGCATCGGAGTATTCAACGCGGCAAGTTAACACGCGCTGTGCGCAGCCCGGTGTCTTGGGTCAGAAACACCTACGGAATTGGGCTGAAGGAGGAGGCTCCCGATGCCATCTAG
- a CDS encoding WecB/TagA/CpsF family glycosyltransferase → MYRTASIQTRELPIHISDISEEELCQLVTSRSSDEDWGIVVTPNMHHIAQLEVGSPIDAAYHLAKFVVADGWPVVSLARRLGNPLRGRTTGSGLITRVSKCAVDGRRAFIIGGSTESSGIMLAEKMRARGWLTEVDHFPVGSFGSVEAHDRLYRAVERFEPDLVIVGIGTPRQEILAVEISALPGNGWILCVGAGVDYAAGARSRSPVILQRLGLEWMYRIAREPNRLLLRYLRDVPPFVAVARRSTTGRSK, encoded by the coding sequence ATGTACCGTACAGCGTCGATTCAGACTCGCGAACTGCCGATACATATTTCGGATATTAGCGAGGAAGAGTTATGTCAACTCGTTACCTCGCGGTCTTCCGATGAGGATTGGGGAATCGTTGTAACCCCGAATATGCACCATATTGCTCAATTAGAAGTCGGCTCGCCGATCGATGCGGCCTATCACCTTGCGAAGTTCGTCGTTGCTGATGGTTGGCCAGTGGTAAGCCTCGCGCGGCGGTTAGGTAATCCCCTGCGTGGTCGTACAACAGGTTCCGGGTTGATCACTCGGGTCTCGAAGTGCGCAGTAGATGGACGTCGGGCATTCATCATCGGAGGATCGACCGAGTCCAGCGGAATAATGCTAGCTGAAAAGATGCGGGCAAGAGGTTGGTTGACTGAGGTAGACCACTTTCCTGTTGGGTCGTTCGGAAGCGTCGAAGCGCACGATCGGCTTTACCGGGCGGTTGAGCGATTTGAGCCCGATCTTGTAATTGTGGGTATCGGTACTCCAAGACAAGAAATACTTGCAGTTGAGATATCGGCACTTCCGGGAAATGGCTGGATACTATGCGTAGGCGCGGGAGTTGACTACGCGGCGGGGGCTCGATCTCGATCCCCTGTCATTCTTCAACGCCTGGGTTTGGAGTGGATGTATAGGATAGCGCGCGAGCCAAATCGACTCCTTCTTCGTTATCTTCGCGATGTCCCCCCATTCGTAGCAGTTGCACGACGTTCAACTACCGGGAGATCAAAGTGA
- a CDS encoding glycosyltransferase, whose amino-acid sequence MLSVALIMASHNRGALTEQCVRSILQQISDEYLVRVWVADASSNSDTRERLSRVDGPISVERVPAKWFWAQSMSHVEVRALGDDPQIVVWINDDVALADDALARLISSWQSRPDRSNSVVVGSMRDAEGSITYGGIRLGYPITRWEHIVPASEPILADAANGNLLLIPTELLRRIGGLDSEFEHSYADFDWTLRAHRAGAEIVVAPGWFGLCERNPVGESYQAPSITLSERYRRVLHTKGLPWRSHYRYLRRHAGAIWPVLFAYPYLRISIDHLLRRF is encoded by the coding sequence ATGCTGTCGGTAGCGCTGATCATGGCGAGTCATAATCGTGGGGCCCTGACTGAGCAGTGCGTTCGCAGCATTCTCCAGCAAATTTCCGACGAGTATCTAGTTCGGGTCTGGGTCGCCGATGCGTCGAGCAATAGCGACACGCGTGAGAGACTAAGTCGCGTAGACGGTCCTATCTCAGTTGAACGTGTGCCCGCAAAGTGGTTCTGGGCGCAATCAATGAGCCATGTCGAGGTGAGGGCACTCGGGGATGATCCACAGATAGTGGTGTGGATTAACGATGATGTTGCCCTTGCGGATGACGCGCTGGCACGATTAATTTCGTCGTGGCAATCGCGACCGGATCGGAGCAACTCGGTCGTCGTTGGCAGTATGCGAGACGCCGAAGGATCTATAACGTATGGCGGCATCAGGCTGGGCTACCCAATCACTCGATGGGAGCACATCGTTCCCGCCTCAGAACCGATATTGGCTGACGCCGCAAATGGAAATCTTCTACTAATCCCGACAGAACTGTTGCGCCGGATTGGGGGATTGGATTCTGAATTTGAGCACTCGTACGCGGACTTTGACTGGACACTCAGAGCGCACCGCGCCGGCGCGGAGATTGTTGTTGCGCCCGGTTGGTTTGGGTTGTGCGAACGTAATCCAGTGGGGGAGTCATATCAGGCTCCCTCTATCACCTTGTCTGAGAGGTACCGACGTGTACTTCACACGAAAGGCCTTCCGTGGCGAAGCCACTACAGATACCTGCGAAGACATGCAGGTGCAATCTGGCCAGTGCTATTTGCGTACCCATACCTGCGGATCTCAATAGACCATCTACTTCGGAGATTCTGA
- a CDS encoding oligosaccharide flippase family protein translates to MNDPQSLTRGELARGAIWTYGAMAASTVAQLIYTAVAARSFTPSDFGAYAIAISTVQVATYFVGSGVSQAILQSPDSDQDVAGLAVRQVLISGTAIGLLLTLLATNIEIIWNIDGLSQMMLIAVGIPLCAGISSISMSILRRRGQFKAASLRETLGLVVSFAMTLALISAGAPAYILVVGSLAFPVFVALLGWWALKLFPIPSGAVTSRQFLRVSYQIGMQNLVHYAILTLPLWLLGRIARASDVGLFSRAQNVSTIPMNSLSAAFTKVVYPKLAAMGRHGRDLTDPITGVIGIASIIGSACFGVIAGSAQPLIAILLGSQWADADGLLTLWTIFCTINLCYIAASSALESQALFGQIWRVQLIGGASLVLTLTVAVLRFPTTEGVLACATVALGASHADQLRRLKNARMINIRRAMNSYLQGTATYIAAWGSGAVVANIMGGPTSAIALPLTLVASLAAVIGICAVCWRTRTSRIAMGVLRELGRSRKVAPS, encoded by the coding sequence GTGAATGATCCGCAGAGCCTCACCCGCGGTGAGCTCGCACGAGGAGCTATATGGACATACGGGGCTATGGCCGCAAGCACGGTTGCGCAGCTCATTTACACAGCAGTTGCGGCGCGATCCTTTACTCCGTCGGACTTCGGGGCGTATGCAATTGCAATCTCCACTGTGCAGGTAGCAACATACTTCGTCGGCTCAGGGGTATCGCAGGCCATCCTTCAAAGCCCGGATTCGGACCAAGATGTAGCAGGGCTTGCCGTCCGTCAGGTGCTCATCTCGGGTACCGCAATCGGCCTGCTCCTTACGCTTCTCGCGACCAATATCGAGATCATTTGGAACATTGACGGCTTAAGCCAGATGATGCTGATTGCGGTTGGTATTCCACTTTGTGCTGGAATCTCCTCGATCTCAATGTCGATTCTTCGAAGAAGAGGGCAGTTTAAGGCGGCGTCCCTTCGTGAGACGCTCGGATTGGTGGTCAGCTTTGCGATGACTCTTGCGCTAATATCCGCGGGCGCGCCCGCATACATCCTTGTAGTCGGCTCGCTCGCCTTCCCGGTGTTCGTCGCCCTCTTAGGGTGGTGGGCTCTGAAGCTGTTTCCGATTCCGAGTGGTGCAGTGACTTCAAGACAATTTCTTCGAGTGTCCTACCAGATTGGTATGCAGAATCTCGTGCATTACGCGATTCTTACGCTTCCGCTGTGGCTACTCGGAAGAATAGCTCGCGCGTCGGATGTGGGCCTATTCTCAAGAGCGCAAAACGTTTCTACTATCCCAATGAATAGCCTGTCCGCGGCATTTACTAAAGTGGTATACCCCAAACTTGCAGCGATGGGGCGTCATGGGCGCGACTTAACTGATCCGATCACTGGCGTTATTGGAATAGCGTCAATTATAGGGTCTGCATGCTTCGGCGTCATCGCTGGATCGGCCCAGCCACTAATTGCCATCTTGCTTGGCTCGCAATGGGCAGATGCGGACGGACTGCTGACACTATGGACGATCTTTTGCACGATCAACCTCTGCTACATCGCCGCGAGCTCGGCCCTCGAATCGCAGGCGCTATTTGGCCAGATTTGGCGCGTCCAGCTAATTGGTGGAGCAAGTCTTGTTTTGACGCTGACGGTTGCCGTCCTTCGGTTCCCCACTACGGAGGGTGTCCTAGCGTGCGCAACGGTGGCGCTTGGTGCCTCTCACGCAGACCAGCTACGGCGGCTAAAGAACGCACGGATGATAAATATTCGCCGTGCAATGAACTCCTATCTGCAAGGTACTGCTACCTATATTGCCGCGTGGGGTTCGGGTGCAGTGGTCGCAAATATAATGGGAGGGCCAACTTCCGCAATTGCACTCCCTCTCACCCTGGTCGCGTCGCTGGCCGCAGTGATAGGTATTTGTGCCGTGTGTTGGAGGACGAGGACGAGTCGTATAGCTATGGGCGTGCTCAGGGAACTGGGGCGATCCCGGAAGGTGGCACCGTCATGA
- a CDS encoding sugar transferase produces MVTAFDVPLGPASGTPGATTVSTETGRLRSRREWQAAYIRRLLISDTLVVIAAVALAQWIRFGDSGVLTAGEAIRSLSYTLVSALLVVAWLVTLVIFRTRTIRVIGSGPDEYRRIFVSTVRLFGFIAILALLFRLDLARLYLAIAFPVGLVALMVNRWVWRQVITRKRSRGEFQTSVLVVGGERSVRSLAESFARGTADGYRVVGVCIPGHTGTHGDKITVNGREIPVLGDEQDVVDSLEFCRADTVAVTATEHLGHDGMRDLAWALEPHHVDLVVAPGMMDVSGPRLSMRPVAGLPLIHVEKPQYHGAQRFSKLSFDFVFATLALILISPVLLAVAIAIKLTSKGPVFYKSERMGLDGRPFPMLKFRSMVVDADKQVASLMKVNEGAGVLFKMREDPRVTGVGRFMRKFSIDELPQFINVLRREMSVVGPRPPLRREVEAYDGTVRRRLLVKPGVTGLWQVSGRSDLSWEETVRLDLSYVENWSMMGDLLIIGKTLRAVVAGAGAY; encoded by the coding sequence ATGGTGACCGCATTCGATGTTCCGCTCGGCCCTGCCTCAGGCACGCCGGGTGCAACAACGGTCTCTACGGAGACGGGGCGACTCAGGAGTCGTAGAGAGTGGCAGGCGGCGTACATACGTCGTCTGTTGATCTCCGACACCCTAGTGGTGATTGCCGCCGTCGCGTTGGCCCAGTGGATTCGCTTCGGCGATAGTGGTGTTCTCACGGCCGGCGAAGCCATTCGCAGCCTGAGTTACACGCTGGTGTCGGCCCTGCTGGTGGTCGCATGGCTGGTGACGCTGGTGATCTTTCGGACCCGCACCATCCGAGTCATCGGTAGCGGTCCCGACGAGTACCGCCGCATCTTCGTTTCGACGGTGCGTCTCTTCGGTTTCATCGCGATCCTGGCACTCCTCTTTCGACTCGACCTGGCACGCCTCTACCTGGCGATTGCGTTCCCCGTGGGCTTGGTTGCCCTGATGGTGAACCGCTGGGTGTGGCGCCAGGTGATCACGCGCAAGCGTTCGCGGGGCGAGTTTCAGACCTCCGTACTGGTGGTTGGTGGGGAACGTTCGGTGCGCAGCCTTGCCGAATCCTTCGCCCGCGGTACTGCCGATGGCTACCGCGTCGTCGGCGTGTGCATCCCGGGGCATACCGGTACACACGGCGACAAGATCACCGTGAACGGGCGCGAGATTCCGGTACTCGGAGACGAGCAGGACGTGGTGGATTCGCTGGAGTTTTGCCGGGCAGACACCGTGGCAGTCACAGCAACTGAGCACCTCGGTCACGATGGCATGCGGGACCTGGCGTGGGCGCTGGAGCCTCACCATGTCGATCTTGTGGTCGCTCCGGGAATGATGGACGTCTCCGGCCCTCGGCTCTCGATGCGCCCCGTTGCCGGCCTCCCCCTGATCCATGTGGAGAAGCCGCAGTACCACGGTGCGCAGAGGTTCTCGAAGCTGTCATTCGACTTCGTCTTTGCAACCCTCGCGTTGATCCTGATCAGTCCGGTTCTTCTGGCGGTCGCGATCGCAATCAAGCTGACCAGTAAAGGCCCTGTCTTCTACAAGTCTGAGCGAATGGGCTTGGACGGTAGACCGTTCCCGATGCTCAAGTTCCGGAGCATGGTTGTCGACGCAGACAAGCAGGTGGCCTCTCTGATGAAGGTGAACGAGGGTGCCGGGGTGCTGTTCAAGATGCGCGAAGATCCGCGCGTGACGGGGGTCGGCCGCTTCATGCGCAAGTTCAGCATCGACGAGTTGCCACAGTTCATCAATGTCCTTCGCCGCGAGATGAGTGTTGTAGGACCTCGTCCGCCGCTGCGACGCGAAGTTGAAGCCTACGACGGGACGGTTCGGCGCCGACTGCTGGTGAAGCCTGGCGTTACGGGACTATGGCAGGTGAGCGGGCGATCGGATCTGTCGTGGGAAGAAACTGTGCGACTCGATCTCTCATATGTAGAGAACTGGTCAATGATGGGCGACTTGTTAATCATCGGGAAAACGCTGCGGGCGGTGGTGGCTGGTGCGGGTGCGTACTGA
- a CDS encoding SGNH/GDSL hydrolase family protein, which translates to MSKKPRSVSDVKRDPKTVAFWSFIAFAIVAGAGMYYANEQRTPPASAIAPYTPGPAPAQVNSKLAILGDSYTAGAGAAIDEGFGQQVAALFCWDGAYFGQGGTGYTNPGQPAEGESAYLQRVNAVIEASPDVVVIQGSTNDDGGEDNTDKARKVFSAIRAGLPNAQIIALGPVAPPKEDPARVAASRDAVRAAADGEGIPFIDPIAAGWMPGSFNFGEDGINLNRFGHKLMAENVFGSIRQLNLPNLTRC; encoded by the coding sequence ATGTCGAAGAAGCCGCGTTCAGTGTCCGATGTAAAACGCGACCCGAAGACCGTGGCCTTCTGGTCTTTCATCGCGTTCGCGATCGTCGCCGGCGCCGGCATGTACTACGCGAATGAGCAACGGACTCCGCCTGCGAGCGCCATCGCGCCCTACACTCCCGGCCCCGCGCCAGCCCAGGTCAACAGCAAACTGGCGATTCTGGGCGACTCGTACACGGCAGGAGCTGGTGCCGCGATCGACGAGGGCTTTGGTCAGCAAGTCGCAGCGCTATTCTGCTGGGATGGCGCCTACTTCGGGCAGGGTGGCACCGGATACACAAATCCCGGTCAACCGGCGGAAGGCGAAAGTGCCTACCTCCAGCGCGTGAATGCGGTAATCGAAGCGAGCCCTGACGTGGTAGTCATCCAGGGGAGCACCAATGATGATGGGGGTGAGGATAATACGGATAAGGCACGCAAGGTATTTTCCGCAATTCGTGCCGGACTCCCCAACGCTCAAATCATTGCCCTGGGTCCAGTCGCGCCGCCGAAGGAAGATCCGGCGAGAGTTGCGGCCTCACGGGACGCAGTTCGTGCAGCCGCAGACGGTGAAGGCATTCCCTTTATTGACCCCATTGCTGCCGGATGGATGCCCGGCAGCTTTAACTTCGGAGAAGACGGTATTAACCTAAATCGCTTTGGGCACAAGCTGATGGCAGAAAATGTATTTGGATCTATCCGACAGCTAAACCTCCCAAACCTCACACGCTGCTAG
- a CDS encoding MFS transporter, producing MVSHTQEPPVSNDDGPRTLETLGPRYKWIALSNTTLGMLVATINSSIVLIALPDIFKGIHLNPLEPGNTSYLLWMMMGFLVVTAVLVVSFGRLGDMYGRARMYNMGFAVFTIASIFLAVTWFDGSEAALWLIGWRVVQGVGGAFLMANSSAILTDAFPADQRGLALGINGVAAIAGSFLGLLIGGILAPIHWNLIFLVSVPFGVVGTIWAYLKLHDTGVRQHADIDWWGNITFAVGLIAVLVGITYGIQPYGSSSMGWGSPMVLSCLIGGVVVLAVFCIIETKVANPLFNLHLFQIKSFTWGNIANLVASLGRGGLQFILIIWLQGIWLPQHGFDYSRTPLWAGIYMLPMTVGFLLSAPVAGVISDRFGTKWFTSTGMFITAATFGMLIALPVNFHYWAFAVTLLINGIGMGMFSAPNRAEVMNSLPANARGVGAGMMTTFQNAAMVLSIGFFFSLMIAGLSTHLPSAMSDGLMANGVSAAQATQIANLPTVAVLFAAFLGVNPIQELLGPQLSSLTEQQQAHLTGLDFFPQLISGPFADGLAMAFAFAIVACVIGGIASLLTGPQKKATADEPRESVGAELAGIAGEAGIGPSELVHDRP from the coding sequence TTGGTCTCGCACACGCAGGAACCCCCCGTGTCGAACGATGACGGGCCCCGGACACTCGAGACGCTCGGCCCCCGCTACAAGTGGATCGCGTTGTCGAACACCACGCTGGGCATGCTGGTCGCGACGATCAACTCGTCCATCGTGCTCATCGCACTCCCCGACATCTTCAAGGGCATCCACCTCAACCCGCTCGAACCCGGCAACACCAGCTACCTGCTGTGGATGATGATGGGTTTCCTCGTGGTCACCGCAGTCCTGGTGGTGAGCTTCGGACGCCTCGGCGACATGTACGGGCGAGCCCGGATGTACAACATGGGCTTCGCCGTGTTCACGATCGCCTCGATCTTCCTGGCCGTGACGTGGTTCGACGGCTCCGAGGCGGCACTGTGGCTCATCGGGTGGCGCGTCGTGCAGGGCGTCGGCGGGGCGTTCCTGATGGCGAACTCGTCGGCGATCCTCACCGACGCCTTCCCCGCCGATCAGCGCGGCCTCGCGCTCGGCATCAACGGTGTCGCCGCAATCGCCGGGTCGTTCCTCGGCCTGCTCATCGGCGGCATCCTCGCGCCGATCCACTGGAATCTGATCTTCCTCGTCTCGGTGCCGTTCGGCGTGGTCGGCACGATCTGGGCCTACCTGAAACTCCACGACACCGGCGTCCGCCAGCACGCCGACATCGACTGGTGGGGCAACATCACCTTCGCCGTCGGACTGATCGCCGTGCTGGTGGGCATCACCTACGGAATCCAGCCGTACGGGTCGTCGTCGATGGGATGGGGCAGCCCGATGGTGCTGTCGTGCCTCATCGGCGGTGTCGTCGTCCTCGCGGTGTTCTGCATCATCGAGACGAAGGTCGCGAACCCCCTGTTCAACCTGCATCTGTTCCAGATCAAGTCGTTCACGTGGGGCAACATCGCCAATCTGGTGGCGTCGCTGGGCCGCGGCGGTCTGCAGTTCATCCTGATCATCTGGCTCCAGGGCATCTGGCTGCCGCAGCACGGCTTCGACTACAGCCGCACCCCGCTGTGGGCCGGCATCTACATGCTGCCGATGACCGTCGGATTCCTGCTGTCGGCACCGGTGGCCGGGGTGATCTCCGACAGATTCGGCACCAAGTGGTTCACCAGCACCGGCATGTTCATCACCGCGGCCACGTTCGGAATGTTGATCGCGCTGCCGGTGAACTTCCACTACTGGGCATTCGCCGTGACGCTGTTGATCAACGGCATCGGCATGGGCATGTTCTCCGCCCCGAACCGCGCCGAAGTGATGAACAGCCTGCCCGCCAACGCGCGCGGCGTCGGCGCGGGCATGATGACGACGTTCCAGAACGCGGCAATGGTGCTGTCGATCGGGTTCTTCTTCAGCCTGATGATCGCAGGCCTCAGCACCCACCTGCCGTCGGCGATGAGCGACGGACTGATGGCCAACGGGGTTTCCGCCGCGCAGGCCACCCAGATCGCGAACCTGCCCACCGTCGCCGTGCTGTTCGCGGCGTTCCTCGGTGTCAACCCGATTCAGGAACTGCTCGGACCGCAACTGTCGTCGCTCACCGAGCAGCAGCAGGCGCACCTCACCGGCCTGGACTTCTTCCCGCAGCTGATCTCGGGACCGTTCGCCGACGGTCTGGCCATGGCATTCGCCTTCGCCATCGTCGCGTGCGTGATCGGCGGCATCGCCTCACTGCTCACCGGACCGCAGAAGAAGGCCACGGCGGACGAACCGCGGGAATCGGTGGGCGCGGAACTCGCCGGAATCGCCGGCGAGGCCGGAATCGGCCCGAGCGAACTCGTCCACGACCGGCCGTAA
- a CDS encoding nitroreductase/quinone reductase family protein, producing the protein MPSDRSLKFMNALHRVVLRLTGGRVGKSFGKMPAVELTTVGRKTGQVHRVMLTVPVREGDTLVVVASRGGDDHHPAWYLNLQANPVVKLSLQGGPARSMRAHTATPEERARLWPQVTAAYKGYAGYQKKTDREIPLVLLDPES; encoded by the coding sequence ATGCCTTCGGACCGGTCACTCAAGTTCATGAACGCCCTGCACCGTGTCGTCCTGCGCCTCACGGGCGGGCGGGTCGGGAAGAGCTTCGGCAAGATGCCGGCGGTGGAGTTGACCACCGTCGGCCGCAAGACCGGGCAGGTGCACCGCGTGATGCTGACCGTGCCGGTGCGCGAAGGCGACACCCTCGTGGTGGTGGCGTCGCGGGGTGGCGACGACCACCACCCCGCGTGGTACCTCAACCTGCAGGCCAACCCGGTGGTCAAACTCTCGCTGCAGGGCGGGCCCGCGCGGTCGATGCGCGCCCACACGGCCACCCCCGAGGAGCGGGCCCGGCTGTGGCCGCAAGTGACGGCCGCCTACAAGGGATACGCCGGCTATCAGAAGAAAACGGACCGCGAGATCCCTCTCGTCCTGCTCGACCCCGAATCCTGA
- a CDS encoding family 43 glycosylhydrolase, which translates to MNTDDAAPRRSPVRPLPRRGWIVTALTLLVLTVAPAPTATADAIVQPVAADPSVVRASDGMFYMYTTADDWGDGQGMHNMSIFKSADLMDWMYLGDVFPDRPAWHPDGKLAWAPNVLETGGRYSLYYSLYDESNPCIGLATADNPRGPWNDLGRPVFCAHDVGVGGTIDPFVWDDGTTKTMFVGNFQGVHAIPLSADGTAAAGEPVRVADERFEGPYVEFHDGYYYLFLSAGNCCNGADTAYRVLVGRSESLTGPYLDRKGQDLNDGGGALILAGSEPWAGPGHNTVVSDDAGADWIVYHAIPRDNRDLPSGARRREGMIDRIVWANGWPEVGDGSPASTGPANPDTDLPVRVTLSGDSDATLPSEGGAIDATMLVEAPEDRPYAGQVWASAISPDGRTSEPFFGPIDVNLQPGEVLEEAVTYTVPGDAVAGTHYVYAFAGSYPDETVEFGTVHAVKTGGEPKISPVRSVSLHVGSIARR; encoded by the coding sequence GTGAACACTGACGATGCTGCGCCGCGCAGGTCCCCCGTCCGGCCCCTCCCGCGGCGCGGATGGATCGTGACGGCCCTGACGCTCCTCGTCCTCACGGTCGCGCCGGCCCCGACCGCGACGGCCGACGCGATCGTGCAACCCGTGGCCGCCGACCCGAGCGTCGTCCGCGCGTCCGACGGCATGTTCTACATGTACACAACCGCCGACGACTGGGGCGACGGCCAGGGCATGCACAACATGTCGATCTTCAAATCCGCCGACCTGATGGACTGGATGTACCTCGGGGACGTCTTCCCCGACCGGCCCGCGTGGCATCCCGACGGCAAACTCGCGTGGGCGCCCAACGTCCTCGAAACCGGCGGCCGCTACAGCCTGTACTACTCCCTCTACGACGAGTCGAATCCCTGCATCGGCCTCGCCACTGCCGACAACCCCAGGGGACCGTGGAACGACCTCGGGCGCCCGGTGTTCTGCGCCCACGACGTGGGGGTCGGCGGCACCATCGACCCGTTCGTGTGGGACGACGGCACCACCAAGACCATGTTCGTCGGCAACTTCCAAGGCGTCCACGCCATTCCGCTGAGCGCGGACGGGACCGCGGCGGCCGGCGAACCCGTGCGAGTGGCGGACGAACGCTTCGAGGGTCCGTACGTCGAGTTCCACGACGGCTACTACTACCTGTTTCTCTCGGCCGGCAATTGCTGCAACGGCGCCGACACCGCGTACCGGGTGCTCGTCGGCCGGTCGGAATCGCTGACCGGGCCCTACCTCGACCGCAAGGGTCAGGACCTGAACGACGGCGGCGGCGCCCTCATCCTCGCGGGCAGCGAACCGTGGGCGGGCCCGGGCCACAACACGGTGGTGTCCGACGACGCAGGCGCGGATTGGATCGTGTACCACGCCATTCCACGCGACAACCGGGATCTGCCCAGCGGCGCGCGGCGACGCGAGGGAATGATCGACCGGATCGTGTGGGCCAACGGGTGGCCCGAGGTCGGCGACGGCTCGCCCGCGTCGACCGGACCCGCCAACCCCGACACCGATCTGCCGGTGCGGGTCACGCTGAGCGGCGACTCCGACGCCACCCTGCCGTCAGAGGGCGGGGCGATCGACGCCACGATGCTCGTCGAGGCACCCGAGGACCGCCCCTACGCGGGCCAGGTGTGGGCCAGCGCGATCTCCCCCGACGGCCGCACCAGCGAACCGTTCTTCGGGCCGATCGACGTGAATCTCCAACCTGGCGAGGTGCTCGAGGAGGCCGTCACCTACACCGTCCCCGGCGACGCGGTGGCCGGCACCCACTACGTCTACGCGTTCGCGGGCAGCTACCCCGACGAGACCGTCGAATTCGGCACCGTCCACGCCGTCAAGACGGGCGGCGAACCGAAGATCAGCCCGGTCCGCTCCGTCTCGCTGCACGTCGGGAGCATCGCGCGGCGCTAG